The DNA region AATCGCCGGCGGCGCAGACGCGATAATCATTTTGTATCCATTACGGATTGAGGTCCATTCGCGTGACAAACGCGAGAAAGCTTTAGTACGGTACTCCGTCTGCCGCGGGCGCGCGCACGCGACCTACGAGACCCGCTATCGCAAAGAGGGCGGCAAGATATGGAAGCGCCTGCATGGCGTCGCTGGGAAGCCAACTGATACGACCTTGCAGCACGTATTGCAGCGCTTCGAAGAAGCCGAAGAAGACGGCAGCGCCGGTCGCGCCCCACGGAGTCCAGCGTCCGAAGATCACAGCCGCCAGCGCGATGAATCCGCGTCCCGCGGTCATGCCGTCGGAATACAGGTTGACTTCGCAAATCGATAAGAACGCGCCGCCCAAGCCGGCGAGTGCGCCGCTGACGATCACGCTATAGAGACGCAACCGCAGCGGATCCAAACCGGCGTCGGTAACCGCGCGCGGATTTTCGCCGCATGCTTGAATGCGCAGCCCCCACGGCGTGCGATAGATGAACCAATTCAAACCGAACGCGCACAGTACGGCGAGCACGATGAATGCGGCTTCGCCCGTCGTCACTTGCGGCAGGAACGGAACGCCTCCCGATCCGAGTTGGTTGACTTGCGGGCTCGCGCCAGGCTGATTGAAGATCAGCACCAAGCCGTATGCTGCTCCGCCCAACGCGACCAAGTTGATGCCGACGCCGGCCACAATTTGATCGACTTTAAAGAACGTCGCCGCGAATCCCAAAATGAAGCCGAGGAAAGCCCCGAAGAAGATGCCGGCGAGCAGTCCAATGATCGGACTCCCCGTCATATTCGTAAAGACGACCGCGCTGAAAGCGCCGGCGGTCATCATGCCTTCCAAACCGATGTTCACGACGCCCGAACGCTCAGAGATCACGCCGCCCAGCGCCGCGTACACGATCGGCACCGACTTGATCAGCGTCAAGAACAGAAGGGTCAGCGCGAGCGAAATGCCGGAACTCATATCGGTGCCGTCGCGCGCGACGCGAAGTAGCGCCGCGCGGCCAAAACAAGGATGATCAAGCCTTCGATAACGCGGATCGCGTCTTTCGGAACGCCCGCATTGGCTTGCATCATAAGGCCGCCGGCCTCCAGGATGCCGAAACCGAACGCTGCGACGCACACCCACAGCGGATTCAGATCGCCCACCAGCGCGACCGCAATGGCAGTGTAGCCGTAACCCGGCGAGAGTGAGGTATTAAAGCGGTGCAGCACGCCGGTGACGATCGCGGCTCCGCCCAAACCGGCGACCGCTCCCGACAAGGTGAGCGCGATGAGGGTCATGCGCGGCATGTTGATGCCGCTGCGGCGCGCCGCCTCGGGCGCTTCACCCGCCGCGCGCAGCTCGTAACCGAAAACCGTTCGGGTAAAGACGAAGCGAATAACGAGCGCCGTTGCGATCGCGATCAAGATCGAAATCGTCAACCGCGTGTCGCCGAAGCTGATCCCGAAGATCGTCGGAAAAGCGGGAAGCCAGTTGTTTGGAAGCAACGGCGCGGTCTCGGCGCCGGATGCGAGCGGGCTCTTCAGCGGTCCCGCAACTAGATATCCCGTAAGCGAGAGCGCGACGAAGTTCAGCATCAGTGTCGAGATGATCTCGCTGGCGTTAAAGCGCGCGCGTAACCAGCCCGCGATGCCGCCCCAGATTCCGCCGCCCACCATGCCGAGCAGCAACAGCACGAAGACCGTCATCCACTGCGGTCCGGCGAAATGCGCGCCGACCGCACCGGCCAGCAAGCCGCCCATCAGCAGTTGGCCCTCGGCACCGATGTTGAACAGGCCCGCGCGGAATGCGAGCGAGACTCCGAGCGCGGGAAAGAGCAGCGCAGTAGTTTGCACCAGCGTCTCGGCGATTGGGCGGCGGCCGCCGAGCGATCCGCGCAACAGCCAGTAGAATCCGTCGACCGGATTGACGCCGGCGATCAACATGGCCAGCGCGGCCAAAACAAACGCAAGCAGCAGCGCTCCGGCCGGTCCGGCCAGCAAACGCAGGACGACTCTCACGTCAATCCCGCCATCAAGCGCCCGATCTTGCCGCGGTCGATCTCAGCGCCGGTGAACGATCCCGTCACTTTGCCGCGGAACATGACGAGCACGCGATCGGCCAGCGCCAGAATTTCGTCGAGCTCGAATGAGATCAGCAAGATCGCGCAGCCTCTATTACGCGCTTCGATAAGTCGCGACTGCACGAGCGCCGCGGCCCCGACGTCGATGCCGCGCGTCGGCTGATAGGCGAGTACGAAACGCGGATCGCCGATGAGCGCGCGGCCCACGAGCAGCTTTTGCTGGTTGCCGCCCGAGAGCGTCTTGACGCTCACGTCGAGCGAAGCGGCGCGCACATCGAAACGCTCGACGATCGCCGCCGCGTCGGCGCGCGCGGCGCGCCAATCGGTCAGCGCGCCTTTGCGCATGCCGGGGAGATTCTGGCGGCCGAGAATCGCGTTCTCGACGATCGACCAATTCAACACCAGGCCTTCGTGGTGGCGATCTTGCGGGACGATGCCGATGTTCTTGCGATGGCGCAGCGCCCCGGCGTCGCCGTCGAGTTCGATGCTGCCGGTGTACGGAATCATGCCGGCGATGGCGTCGGCCAGCGCGGTCTGTCCGTTGCCTTCGACGCCGGCGATGCCGACGATCTCGCCCGCGTGCACGTCGAACGACAAGTCCGCGATCGTCGTCGTATCGGATCCGGCGCTGACGTCGCGTACGGCCAAGCACGGCGCGACTCCGGTCGCGTCCCGTTGCGCAACCTGCGGCAGCTCACCGCCGACCATCGCGCGCGCGATGGCGTCAACGCTGGTCTCCGCCGTTTCGAAGTGCGCCACAATCTTGCCGTGCCGCATGACGCTCACGCGCGTGGTGTAGTCGATCACTTCTTGCAATTTGTGCGTGACGACGAGGATCGCGGTTCCGCGCTTGGCGAGCTGCACGACGGTGGCGAAAAGCGTTGCAATCTCGGCCGGCGCAAGCGCGGCGGTCGGCTCATCGAGCAGCAGTACCGATGGCTCGCGCTCGAGTTCGCGCAGCAGTTCGACGCGCTGCTGGACGCCGATGGGCAGTTCTTCAACGAATGCGTCAGGATCGATGGCCAAGCCGTTGCGTTCGGCGAGTTCGGCGACGCGTGACCGCGCCTTGTCGACGTCCACCACCGCGCCTTTGCGCGGTTCGCGGCCGAGCATGATGTTCTGCCACACACGCAGACGGCCGACGAGTTCG from Candidatus Rubrimentiphilum sp. includes:
- a CDS encoding ABC transporter permease — protein: MSSGISLALTLLFLTLIKSVPIVYAALGGVISERSGVVNIGLEGMMTAGAFSAVVFTNMTGSPIIGLLAGIFFGAFLGFILGFAATFFKVDQIVAGVGINLVALGGAAYGLVLIFNQPGASPQVNQLGSGGVPFLPQVTTGEAAFIVLAVLCAFGLNWFIYRTPWGLRIQACGENPRAVTDAGLDPLRLRLYSVIVSGALAGLGGAFLSICEVNLYSDGMTAGRGFIALAAVIFGRWTPWGATGAAVFFGFFEALQYVLQGRISWLPSDAMQALPYLAALFAIAGLVGRVRAPAADGVPY
- a CDS encoding ABC transporter permease, giving the protein MRVVLRLLAGPAGALLLAFVLAALAMLIAGVNPVDGFYWLLRGSLGGRRPIAETLVQTTALLFPALGVSLAFRAGLFNIGAEGQLLMGGLLAGAVGAHFAGPQWMTVFVLLLLGMVGGGIWGGIAGWLRARFNASEIISTLMLNFVALSLTGYLVAGPLKSPLASGAETAPLLPNNWLPAFPTIFGISFGDTRLTISILIAIATALVIRFVFTRTVFGYELRAAGEAPEAARRSGINMPRMTLIALTLSGAVAGLGGAAIVTGVLHRFNTSLSPGYGYTAIAVALVGDLNPLWVCVAAFGFGILEAGGLMMQANAGVPKDAIRVIEGLIILVLAARRYFASRATAPI
- a CDS encoding ABC transporter ATP-binding protein, with the protein product MYPGVVAVDGVDLDLLPGEIHALVGENGAGKSTLANIAFGAVKPDAGTIEANGTVGLVHQHFELVGRLRVWQNIMLGREPRKGAVVDVDKARSRVAELAERNGLAIDPDAFVEELPIGVQQRVELLRELEREPSVLLLDEPTAALAPAEIATLFATVVQLAKRGTAILVVTHKLQEVIDYTTRVSVMRHGKIVAHFETAETSVDAIARAMVGGELPQVAQRDATGVAPCLAVRDVSAGSDTTTIADLSFDVHAGEIVGIAGVEGNGQTALADAIAGMIPYTGSIELDGDAGALRHRKNIGIVPQDRHHEGLVLNWSIVENAILGRQNLPGMRKGALTDWRAARADAAAIVERFDVRAASLDVSVKTLSGGNQQKLLVGRALIGDPRFVLAYQPTRGIDVGAAALVQSRLIEARNRGCAILLISFELDEILALADRVLVMFRGKVTGSFTGAEIDRGKIGRLMAGLT